One segment of Sandaracinaceae bacterium DNA contains the following:
- a CDS encoding HIT family protein, whose translation MNPTILKFGYPDTLVRAYEHWVVLVRPAQATLGSLVLASTETARSLSEVSAAGFLELAHVTRAIEAALSAAFGYDKLNYLLLMMVDPDVHFHVLPRYGSEREFAGVVFSDPGFPGPPRLDQSTAVDEATLRELVTTLRRNWPE comes from the coding sequence ATGAACCCCACGATCCTGAAGTTCGGATACCCCGACACACTGGTCCGCGCGTACGAGCACTGGGTGGTCCTGGTGCGCCCCGCGCAGGCCACGCTGGGGTCCCTCGTGTTGGCCAGCACCGAAACCGCACGGTCGCTCTCGGAGGTGTCCGCGGCCGGGTTCTTGGAGCTCGCCCACGTCACGCGTGCCATCGAGGCCGCGCTCTCCGCCGCATTCGGCTACGACAAGCTCAACTACCTGCTGCTCATGATGGTGGATCCGGACGTGCACTTTCACGTGCTGCCGCGCTACGGGAGCGAGCGGGAGTTTGCCGGCGTCGTGTTCTCCGACCCGGGCTTTCCTGGGCCCCCGCGCCTCGATCAGAGCACGGCCGTCGACGAAGCCACCCTGCGCGAGCTGGTGACGACGCTCCGCCGTAACTGGCCCGAGTGA
- a CDS encoding metal-dependent hydrolase — MQTTTHPIEIRNLRFNLETDVPKHWHGGGRGVTLFFDNLSTLFPEGERFFIASIRAHLSEVTDPELRAAVRLFCGQEAMHGREHERMNAMIDAHGYPAAELDARLKVLLGAVQKTFPKRWQLAATCALEHYTALLGDLILSNPEILADAHPEMRRLWNWHAAEESEHKAVAFDVYQAAGGNAPERGFVMVVATVIFWAVLFDQQVRLMHADGIATSPKEWVKLGRFMFGKPARLQRLTAPLLDFFRPSFHPWDHDNSSVLEAWRHGHTAAAA; from the coding sequence ATGCAAACGACGACTCATCCCATCGAGATCCGCAACCTGCGCTTCAACCTGGAGACGGACGTCCCCAAGCACTGGCACGGCGGCGGGCGCGGCGTGACGCTATTCTTCGACAACCTCTCCACCCTCTTCCCCGAGGGCGAGCGCTTCTTCATCGCCAGCATCCGCGCGCACCTGAGCGAGGTCACCGACCCCGAGCTGCGCGCGGCGGTGCGACTGTTCTGCGGGCAGGAGGCCATGCACGGGCGCGAGCACGAGCGCATGAACGCCATGATCGACGCCCACGGCTACCCGGCGGCGGAGCTGGACGCGCGCCTCAAGGTGCTGCTCGGCGCGGTGCAGAAGACGTTCCCGAAGCGCTGGCAGCTGGCCGCCACCTGCGCCCTCGAGCACTACACGGCGCTGCTGGGCGACCTCATCCTGAGCAACCCCGAGATCCTGGCGGACGCTCACCCCGAGATGCGCCGCCTTTGGAACTGGCACGCGGCCGAGGAGAGCGAGCACAAGGCCGTGGCCTTCGACGTGTACCAGGCGGCCGGCGGCAACGCCCCCGAGCGCGGCTTCGTGATGGTGGTGGCCACGGTCATCTTCTGGGCCGTGCTGTTCGACCAGCAGGTGCGCCTCATGCACGCGGACGGCATCGCCACGTCGCCCAAGGAGTGGGTCAAGCTGGGCCGCTTCATGTTCGGCAAGCCCGCGCGCCTGCAGCGCCTCACCGCCCCGCTCCTGGACTTCTTCCGCCCGTCGTTCCACCCGTGGGATCACGACAACAGCTCGGTGCTGGAAGCCTGGCGCCACGGCCACACGGCGGCCGCCGCGTAA